One Prolixibacteraceae bacterium DNA segment encodes these proteins:
- a CDS encoding alpha-L-fucosidase, producing the protein MKRALWFCLIGVISISIVSAKKKNKKDTKKLTDSSIQSYDWKKPYSAEWGGLKKQPIPEWMLDAKFGIYTHWGIFSVPAHGGPDYVKSLYTAGDKDVRGTKAYHRAKYGRIKDFGYKDFVPMFTAEKFDAKEWVSVMKEGGVKFAGICLSHHDGFCLWDTKYTDFNSMQQGPKRDIYGEIAKEVRNADLKLAATFHMARTYGYVLRKNRNKFTPYQKENWDIFKDENSNIYLDPEKMPKEEYGKRWSGQVREVIDKYRPDVLWFDGISGSIKNNEVPEDSVTSIFKYYYNKKGVSGDEVVICNKLPGSKMWNFPLGFGLRCYENCRDMEEDPKGYWLADRAIGYPWCYVNNKKYRQREDYQTRSLIDIVSRGGIFFISLTPKGDGSIPEEEVAIMKGMGDWLKKNGEAIYNTRRWKISGEGTAKMLNWSKNKHAYRWNFHGLSAEDIRFTRSKDMNKIYATVLGNPKSHQYTIKCMKRGEKLSTKNKIDSIEFLATGEKVKWERTAEGLTIYFPKNTAKIDDIANAFKITVKGKLIL; encoded by the coding sequence ATGAAGAGAGCTTTATGGTTTTGTCTGATTGGGGTAATATCCATATCGATAGTTTCAGCCAAAAAGAAAAATAAGAAAGATACAAAGAAGCTTACTGATAGTTCCATTCAATCTTATGATTGGAAAAAACCATATTCTGCAGAGTGGGGAGGGCTTAAGAAACAACCTATTCCTGAGTGGATGTTAGATGCGAAATTTGGGATATATACCCATTGGGGAATATTTTCTGTTCCTGCACATGGTGGTCCTGACTATGTAAAGAGTCTTTATACTGCGGGGGATAAGGATGTGAGAGGAACCAAAGCATATCACCGTGCTAAATACGGTCGCATCAAAGATTTTGGGTACAAAGATTTTGTTCCGATGTTTACTGCAGAGAAGTTCGATGCCAAGGAGTGGGTGTCAGTGATGAAAGAGGGCGGTGTGAAATTTGCAGGAATATGTCTTTCTCATCATGATGGTTTTTGTCTGTGGGATACTAAATATACCGATTTCAATTCGATGCAACAGGGACCTAAAAGAGATATCTATGGAGAGATTGCAAAAGAGGTTCGTAATGCAGATTTAAAATTGGCGGCAACCTTTCATATGGCTCGTACATATGGTTATGTTTTAAGAAAGAATAGAAATAAATTTACTCCATATCAGAAAGAAAACTGGGATATTTTCAAAGATGAGAACTCTAATATCTATTTAGATCCAGAGAAGATGCCCAAAGAGGAATATGGAAAGCGTTGGAGTGGTCAGGTGCGTGAAGTGATTGATAAATATCGTCCTGACGTGCTGTGGTTTGATGGGATCTCTGGTTCGATAAAAAATAATGAAGTTCCTGAGGATTCAGTGACATCGATCTTCAAATATTATTATAATAAAAAAGGAGTTAGTGGGGATGAGGTTGTTATTTGCAACAAGCTACCTGGTAGTAAAATGTGGAATTTCCCATTAGGTTTTGGACTTCGTTGTTATGAGAACTGTCGAGATATGGAGGAAGATCCTAAAGGTTACTGGTTGGCTGACAGAGCTATTGGTTATCCTTGGTGTTATGTGAATAATAAGAAGTATCGTCAACGTGAAGACTACCAGACTCGTAGTTTGATTGACATCGTGAGTCGTGGTGGTATCTTTTTCATCTCTTTGACACCAAAAGGTGATGGTTCTATTCCTGAAGAAGAGGTTGCCATTATGAAAGGGATGGGTGATTGGTTAAAAAAGAATGGCGAAGCGATTTATAATACACGTCGTTGGAAAATATCTGGTGAAGGAACAGCCAAAATGTTAAATTGGTCAAAGAATAAACACGCATATCGTTGGAATTTCCATGGGCTATCTGCTGAAGACATACGCTTTACAAGAAGCAAAGATATGAATAAGATCTATGCAACAGTATTAGGAAATCCCAAATCACACCAATATACCATTAAATGTATGAAGCGAGGAGAGAAGCTTTCTACAAAGAATAAGATTGATTCGATTGAGTTTCTTGCAACAGGGGAGAAAGTGAAGTGGGAGCGTACGGCAGAAGGTTTGACGATCTACTTCCCTAAGAACACTGCTAAAATTGATGATATTGCGAATGCTTTTAAAATTACTGTGAAAGGAAAATTGATTTTATAA
- a CDS encoding DUF4465 domain-containing protein, with translation MDLSVLGKVTKIDFEMVSTDNNDLGMINTPVYFCMDNVNGVDPKDQAPTLKQSIPSIQTENISFSEISHGKIINIHYI, from the coding sequence TTGGATCTATCTGTTTTAGGTAAGGTGACGAAAATCGACTTCGAAATGGTCTCTACCGACAACAATGATTTGGGAATGATAAATACCCCAGTCTATTTCTGTATGGACAATGTGAATGGTGTGGATCCTAAAGATCAAGCACCAACCCTAAAACAATCCATTCCTTCAATCCAAACAGAGAATATATCCTTCAGTGAGATCTCCCATGGTAAAATAATTAACATTCACTACATATAA
- a CDS encoding DUF4465 domain-containing protein, which produces MEDPTIKSFPWVEDFEQTTFPPRGWKTHNVDNDSKMWIRSLMAGVDHSKCASIHGYTKGDDWLITLPIQIPKNGLLKYSAKTYGSRISVAISTKGSKPEDFKEIATQKTIGSYKEYTQDLSEFQGQTVYIGFHHTAYQSMDLDHIQVVEGQPVSIDHIDYEAITSSALGQGSKNEPLTKLNIVVQGDVGSLQLNNLTLDLENSHAIEKLYLYKTETESFRHETLVDEIEGVDYAKKFGGTSGDDKDWLKLIVRGCDAANKETGKTETYLADYRFDDNTKDYILDS; this is translated from the coding sequence ATGGAAGACCCAACCATAAAGAGTTTTCCATGGGTAGAGGACTTCGAGCAAACAACGTTTCCTCCCAGAGGTTGGAAAACACATAATGTGGACAATGACTCGAAAATGTGGATTCGTAGCCTTATGGCTGGAGTAGACCATTCGAAATGTGCAAGTATCCACGGCTATACCAAAGGAGATGATTGGTTGATCACCCTGCCTATTCAAATCCCTAAAAATGGACTTCTTAAATATAGTGCCAAGACCTATGGTAGCAGAATCTCGGTGGCCATATCCACAAAAGGGAGTAAGCCAGAAGATTTCAAAGAGATTGCGACACAAAAAACCATAGGCTCGTATAAAGAGTATACACAAGATCTATCCGAATTTCAAGGACAAACTGTATACATAGGCTTTCATCATACTGCATATCAATCGATGGATTTAGACCATATCCAAGTAGTGGAAGGGCAACCTGTTTCTATAGATCATATTGATTATGAAGCCATAACCTCTTCTGCATTAGGGCAAGGCAGTAAAAATGAACCTCTCACAAAATTGAATATTGTAGTACAAGGAGATGTGGGATCATTACAACTAAATAATCTGACATTAGATTTAGAAAACAGTCACGCGATTGAGAAGCTCTATCTTTATAAGACAGAGACAGAGTCTTTTCGTCATGAGACTTTGGTTGACGAAATAGAAGGGGTGGATTATGCGAAGAAATTTGGAGGCACTTCAGGGGACGATAAAGACTGGCTTAAGCTTATTGTTAGAGGTTGTGATGCAGCCAATAAAGAGACTGGTAAGACTGAGACATATCTTGCAGATTATCGTTTTGATGACAATACCAAAGACTATATCCTTGACTCTTGA
- a CDS encoding choice-of-anchor J domain-containing protein, with translation MKKILLLLFCSSILSICRGQYLEDFESPNCLEDNGWIIMNRNGGNTWKLADKAHSGNQAIAIDSQGTQNEEYLVTPCIKVKEGDTFSFWARSNYSFNKESFEVYISTYLVSVSFLNENRLDKVEEVPSNYTQYTYDLSAYAGDNIYIAIKSTAKNHSLLYIDDVKLPSKYHDKDSPMAPDEIHPKFNAVDQEKNILLEWEPSPSAKSYIVSVGTTLDNIKNVISSKEVKQTSLEISLPKYNQQYYCTVAAKNRYGKSEVCPI, from the coding sequence ATGAAAAAAATTTTACTCTTACTCTTTTGTTCTTCTATTCTCTCTATTTGTAGAGGACAATATTTAGAAGATTTTGAATCCCCCAACTGCCTAGAGGACAACGGTTGGATTATCATGAATCGCAATGGTGGAAACACATGGAAATTGGCGGACAAGGCACACAGTGGCAACCAAGCGATTGCTATAGATTCGCAAGGAACCCAAAATGAGGAATACTTGGTGACCCCATGTATAAAAGTTAAAGAGGGAGACACCTTCTCTTTTTGGGCCCGAAGCAACTATAGTTTTAACAAAGAGAGCTTTGAGGTATATATTTCCACCTATCTAGTATCGGTCTCTTTCTTGAATGAAAATAGGCTAGATAAAGTTGAAGAGGTTCCTAGTAACTATACCCAATACACCTACGACTTGTCTGCATATGCAGGGGACAATATATATATTGCCATTAAATCTACTGCCAAAAACCACTCACTTCTATATATCGATGATGTAAAACTACCGTCGAAATATCACGATAAAGACTCACCAATGGCCCCTGATGAAATACATCCAAAATTTAATGCCGTAGATCAAGAGAAAAATATTCTTTTAGAATGGGAACCATCTCCTTCTGCAAAATCTTACATCGTCTCTGTTGGAACAACGCTTGATAATATAAAGAATGTCATCTCCTCCAAAGAGGTTAAGCAAACGTCGCTTGAGATATCCCTTCCAAAGTATAACCAACAATATTACTGTACTGTCGCTGCCAAAAACAGATATGGGAAAAGTGAAGTATGCCCCATCTAG
- a CDS encoding DUF1697 domain-containing protein: protein MRIYIVLMRGINLGNHHKVKMADLRSFLESERFQNVSTYIHSGNIVFTHEGESLEVVSACVRRVLDRHYDFEIPFQLFDLSSWCEMVAFNPFPLHSEELVKRSHVTLLSSIPDMKSVSQLSEIDSKGDQIRWVQRAIYLQCEGAYHQTKFGNNRIEKVLEREATTRTWRTIVKISDLVDRLVVALS from the coding sequence ATGCGTATATATATTGTTTTGATGCGGGGTATCAATTTAGGGAACCATCACAAGGTAAAGATGGCAGATTTGAGAAGCTTTTTAGAGTCGGAGAGGTTTCAGAATGTCTCTACCTATATCCATTCGGGGAATATTGTTTTTACGCATGAAGGAGAGTCGCTAGAGGTGGTTTCGGCTTGTGTACGTCGTGTGTTGGATCGTCATTATGATTTTGAGATTCCTTTCCAATTATTCGACCTCTCTTCTTGGTGTGAAATGGTTGCATTCAATCCTTTTCCGCTTCATTCAGAGGAGTTGGTGAAGAGAAGTCATGTCACCCTGTTATCTTCTATTCCTGATATGAAGAGTGTATCTCAGTTGTCGGAAATTGATTCTAAAGGCGATCAGATAAGATGGGTTCAACGTGCAATATACCTTCAGTGTGAAGGGGCTTATCATCAAACAAAGTTTGGAAATAATCGCATTGAAAAGGTGTTAGAAAGAGAGGCTACGACCAGAACATGGCGAACGATTGTCAAGATCAGTGATTTGGTGGATCGTTTGGTTGTGGCTTTGTCGTGA